The following proteins come from a genomic window of Coffea arabica cultivar ET-39 chromosome 11c, Coffea Arabica ET-39 HiFi, whole genome shotgun sequence:
- the LOC113717248 gene encoding protein NRT1/ PTR FAMILY 5.5-like, with translation MAFLRVVVLLWADMLAAYVMWIMPTYLTNVWKLGFTRAAGIMNVANGLAKVLPLVFFLIVDCGLGNYWMLLLSSVSYAIGLGFLSMSTPPVLAKETGSCKHYKPECIGHTQKALFYTALALIAVGISGHIVSLVALFVDQFEKKKADVKFEKPRHQGRRKRGGATSDGPNKQGDDAEDDMLSQLQFQAVEAMLALVNREKVKVFRACLVILFPVIGLIALPYIRPWSLRFGIPAICTLVATMAFLLGAYNDNKPKGSPVTNVLRVLVASTLKMFHKLPTDSSKLYEKNEHDDKKLSHTEGLRFLDKAAIKEEPVTNKWRVCTVTEVEETKIIVNMLPIWITFIICGVVTSIGSTYFVEQGNHMNFKVGKLKFPNSILLVLYELTKSRSKTMYTFIASHLGGAGLKRYAPPVGIAFATLFSVLCCIVAALVETRRLHVLRGHGLLDKPDEKIPMTVFWLLPQYILLAVLDSFYENSAASFLSDQSPPSMKRYLVYFNPGLSGLGIMGSVLSVFLVGRVSERRGKENWFQYTLNKSRLDRYYRVLAVLSAANFFWFLVAALRYPYREPTSNDEQENGNEEGNAMEAVEGVIPNIE, from the exons ATGGCTTTTCTAAGAGTAGTGG TTTTGTTATGGGCTGATATGTTGGCAGCATATGTAATGTGGATAATGCCAACATACTTGACAAATGTTTGGAAACTGGGATTTACTCGTGCTGCTGGAATCATGAACGTAGCCAATGGCCTCGCTAAAGTTTTACCCCTCGTCTTTTTCTTGATTGTGGACTGTGGCCTTGGTAACTACTGGATGCTGCTTCTCTCAAGCGTATCCTATGCAATT GGTTTGGGATTTTTGTCTATGTCAACACCACCAGTTCTAGCCAAGGAAACTGGGAGCTGTAAACACTACAAGCCTGAATGCATTGGTCACACGCAAAAGGCCCTTTTCTATACAGCTTTAGCGTTGATTGCTGTTGGAATAAGCGGGCACATTGTATCACTAGTTGCACTCTTTGTTGATCagtttgaaaagaagaaagctGATGTTAAATTTGAGAAACCAAGACATCAGGGTAGAAGGAAACGAGGTGGAGCTACAAGTGATGGACCAAATAAGCAGGGTGATGATGCCGAAGATGATATGTTGTCACAGCTTCAATTTCAAGCAGTAGAAGCAATGCTGGCTCTTGTGAACAGAGAAAAAGTAAAAGTATTCCGAGCTTGTCTTGTGATCCTTTTCCCTGTTATTGGACTAATTGCTCTTCCATACATAAGACCATGGTCACTTCGGTTTGGAATTCCAGCAATTTGTACCTTGGTAGCAACAATGGCATTCTTGTTGGGCGCATACAATGACAACAAACCGAAAGGAAGTCCAGTAACAAATGTACTCAGAGTTCTTGTGGCCTCTACTCTGAAAATGTTTCACAAACTTCCAACTGACAGTTCCAAACTTTATGAAAAAAACGAGCATGATGATAAAAAATTGAGTCATACTGAAGGACTCAG GTTCTTGGACAAGGCTGCCATCAAAGAAGAACCGGTGACAAACAAGTGGAGAGTCTGCACAGTTACAGAagtagaagaaacaaaaatcaTTGTTAACATGCTTCCAATTTGGATCACCTTCATAATTTGTGGTGTCGTAACTTCTATAGGAAGCACCTACTTCGTGGAGCAAGGAAACCACATGAATTTCAAGGTTGGAAAATTGAAGTTTCCTAATTCCATCCTTCTGGTCCTATATGAACTAACCAAGTCACGATCCAAAACAATGTACACCTTCATTGCAAGCCACTTAGGAGGAGCAGGACTAAAGAGGTATGCACCCCCAGTTGGCATTGCATTTGCTACACTATTTTCAGTACTATGCTGCATAGTTGCTGCCTTAGTTGAAACTCGAAGGTTACATGTGCTTAGAGGTCATGGATTACTTGACAAACCAGATGAGAAAATTCCCATGACTGTGTTTTGGCTGCTTCCACAATACATTCTTCTTGCTGTCCTTGACTCATTTTATGAAAACAGTGCTGCTTCTTTCTTGAGTGATCAGAGTCCTCCATCAATGAAAAGGTACCTCGTCTACTTCAACCCTGGACTATCTGGGCTGGGAATCATGGGAAGTGTTTTATCAGTATTCTTAGTTGGTAGAGTTAGTGAACGAAGAGGAAAAGAGAATTGGTTTCAATATACCTTAAACAAGAGTCGCTTGGATCGCTATTATCGGGTCCTTGCTGTCCTAAGTGCTGCAAATTTCTTCTGGTTTCTTGTGGCAGCATTAAGGTACCCTTACAGGGAACCTACTTCAAATGATGAGCAAGAGAATGGAAACGAAGAAGGTAATGCCATGGAAGCTGTAGAAGGTGTTATTCCTAATATAGAGTAA